In the genome of Impatiens glandulifera chromosome 6, dImpGla2.1, whole genome shotgun sequence, the window TACTTAATTCAATTTGGAAGGAGTTGTATTGGAAATCTTTTTTTCAAGATGAAAAAGAGAACAAGGATTATGTGTATGATAAAGTGTATACAACATGTAAGATGCACGATCGATCTTATGCACGAGGTTGCCCAATCTATATCCGGTTCATCCTTCGGAACCATATCACATCCTGGATCTGATGAAATACGATGAATTGAGACGGTATTTTGTAAATACGTAATTATCTTGAATATATTAaccatttctttcttttccgATCGTCTGGAAAGATGAATGTTATACCATAGATGTTAATAGCTCAAATGATGGTTTGGCCCATTAAATTCGTCATGTAACAGTAAAGATTCATGGGTTAGACAAAACATCAGTTTGTTTTCTTAAGAAAACTAGAGGATTGCAATCAATAATGTTTCGTGACAGAGAGGAGATTTTGAGTGTCTTGAAAGAACTTCCAACTTTACGTGTCTTTGAAGTAAGCTACGGTGTGCAATATCAATATTTGCATTACGTGGGATGCCTTAAGCATCTTAGATACTTGGACATTTCCAAtagtttgataaaaatattacctAATAGTATTTGTGATCTCTTGAACTTAAAGTTCAAGACTCTGAAGCTCAATTATTGTTATCAGCTTTAAAGTTTACCCACAAATACAAAAGACCTTAATAACCTACAACATCTATGTTTGGATGGTTGTAATGGATTAAAATATATGCCTAGAGGAATGGGGAAATTAAAACATCTCAAGACGTTAAGTTTGTTTGTGATAGGCAAGAATAAAAGAGATTGTCAACTAGATGAGTTAAAAGAATTGGATATTGGCGGGTCATTGACAATTAAGAACCTTGAAAGAGTAAGTGATGCATCTATTGCAAGAGGTGTAAGTATGGCTAAAAAGTCGAGTATCAACGAGTTGGagttggaatggacacatgatgatgatgataatgagaGCAAGAGTACTAGACATGAGAAAATAGGTGAAGCTCTAGAGGTTTTAACTGTGAGGCTGAAGATATTGAAAATGAGTGGTTACAAAGGTGTGAATCCCCCTAAATGGGTGGGAAAGTCATTTCCTTCTCTAACACGCCTTGAGCTGTGGGGCTTGCACAATGTGAGTATTATTGCTAGTAGTAGCGATGACAATGAAATGATAGTATTATTCCCTTTGTTAGAGGAACTTGTTATTGATGGCATGATTAATTTGAGGGAATTGGTGTCACCCAGCTGTGGGAGTACTGGAGCATTCCCTAATCTATGCAGATTGATGATATCTTATTGCCCAAAGCTAGAGAGGTTGCCGCCACATCTCAATGCACTCAAACATGTATATCTTTGGGGTGAATGTTCGGATGAGTTGTTATATAGCATCTCAAATCTTAGTGGTATCCTTCATCTCTCTCTTTATAAGATTAATGAAAGAAGTGTTTTATTTCCAGCTGCATTAATGTTTGATGATATACCATCGCGCCAACCCTTTCCAACAATAATGAAACACAAGGAAGACAGTTAACTTTTCAATCTCTTCAATCCCTGACTATTGGGTATTGTGACAAGTTAAGAGACATTAAATATTAGTACCTGCCTGCCAGAACCAACAAaaccatcatcttcttcaagaaCAACAAACAGAAAGAACAAGAGCTGCCTGCAGGAACCTCATGAACTCTCTCACGAAATTGCATATTGAGAGATGCCCTGAGTTGATGATATCACTTGAGGAATTTGAAAAcctcaatattaatattgagaGATTGTATATTGAGGATTGTCCTAAGTTGGTGTCTTCAGAAGAAGCAGACGGTTTTACCGCACTCCTACGTTTCCTTCCAAATATTCTAGAGGAAAAGGAAGACGGAGACCAGAGCATagtgttgaggtgttccttgccattgcgggcgggtttaaaattccgggtaaacgggtcagggttttcttttagaaaacgggttagagtataaatattttttttgggtatttttctcataacagagcaaatagagagagagtgaattacagatctagggtttcaggtttccttcttcttcttgttctttggctgatccagagtgagagattgggggagcttttgattgtggagtagtccaatcattcctagtgtaatcacttctttcatttgagagcagggcatgtaagtttctactattgacatttgtttgatttagtgaaacttatccctcccgtggacgtaggtcgattttgaccgaaccacgtatattgtgttgtcgtttattgctttgtgctatttcagttcttggtaatctgtttatcgtcatagacgatttggaatctgatttgctacaggttttgatttctaagaagatccatagttttgctgttgcaaaacccaacagtgatatcagagcagtattaattggttatctgttttaacattggagcagagtGCTTTGCTGATTATTTGgcgaaattcatagaagagatcaactggtttctttgctggtgtttttgtcagttgttaaggcagtaataatggggaaatctatacctgatatggtgagtctgaatggtacaaactacaggcaatggaaactgatgatcagtgatctgttagtttcagatgatttgaatgaagcaattgaaaatgagggtgttagacctgagactacaaaagaagctgattggaaaaagatagatagaaaggcctgcagctttattcgttcctgggttggtgtaaatgttgtgcaccatgttgagaatgagactacagcgtatggtgtgtggagcaaacttgaagctctctatgctgggaggtcagcagggaataaagcagcactggtacgaaggctggtgaatctgaagtacattgataataaatcaattgctgagcacttgaatgaatttcaaaatattttgaatcagctgagtagtatgaagataaactttgatgatgaggtgcaagcacttttagtccttagatctttgcctgcaagttgggagacacttattatcactctcagcaactcagcaccaaatggtaaagtaaacatggcatttgtcaccagttccttacttgatgaggagaatcgaaagggggataaaccctctaagtctgatatgttggtggctgatagaggaagatcaaaagataatagaagtggttcgagcaggggaaagtctagaaacaagtctagagctccaaagaaggatggttcTTGCCATTACTGTGAcaaaatgggtcactggaaaaatgagtgctgaaaatttaaaaatgataaagcgaagggtacagtgaagcccagagaaaagaaagaacagagtgcagatacatctgcttatgcttcagatggtgaactgacatatgcttctaactgtcaagactcctgtcttagcacatcttcaaatgaaacaacatgaattgttgacacaggtgcctcattccatataactccgcacaaaggttacttccattcctacaaagctggtgattatggtgaggttcgcatgggtaacagtggtgtgtccaagatagttggtctgggtgatgttagaattgagacaaacatgggctgcttcctgacattgagagatgtaagacatgttcctgatttgagaaagaatttgatttcagcaggtaagctcgatgatggaggctaccataatgtttttagtggtggagcatggaagctaagcaagggttcattggttattgcacgaggtaagaaatgttgttccttatacaagacaaatttgaaaattgtctatgatgcagcatattctgttttaatggagtcatcctctgagttatggcacaagagattaggtcacattagtgaaaaggggctgaatgttttgatcaagaggaatgagttgctgaatatcaaggatgctcatcttgaaaattgtgagcattgcttgaagggtaagcagaaTAGAGTCTCCTTTagtaagtcaaaagttgaactgaaaaagaatgtccttgaattggtccatacagatgtttgtggtcctatgaagattaaatctataggcggtgcttcctattttgtaaccttcatagacgatgcatctaggaaggtttgggcttatgctataaagtccaaggatgaggttgcagcaaggtttgaggtctttcacaagctggttgaaagagagataggaagaaaactgatgagggtgcggtcagataatgggggagagtacataggctcatttgatgattattgcaaagagcatggtattcgacatgaacagactgtgcccaagactccaaaacaaaatggtgtggcagagaggatgaacagaacaatgttggaacggatgaggagtatgctctcccatgccaggttggctaagcatttctgggctgaagccatgagcactgtagtgtatgtgatcaaccgttctccctccaagccattgaataataagtgtgcagaaagcgtctggtcaggtaaagatgttaattatgactatttacgtgtttttggttgcagagcttttgtgcatgttccaaaagatgagaggtctaagctagatgcaaaaaccagacaatgcatatttttggggtatggtgatgaaaagtggggatacaggtgttatgacccagttgataagaaggttttgagaagccgggatgtggtattccttgaagatcagactattgagaattttgaagatggtgaaaagcttgatgcatacatacgtgacctttctggtcttgagttgtctcatgatgttgaggagacaaggccacatgtagcttcagactcagatagtgatgatgatgttcctcagggtcaagctgtaggccatggaaatgatactaatactgaaactgatcttggtgataatgttgaggttgattttgaagttcaacaagaagatggaaatcaacagaatcaacaaacagaggtacttcggaggtctactagggagaaaagatcaagttctaagtatcctgttacagagtatgttcttctaactgattgtggggagcctatatgctataaggaggctcttgaggatgctcataagaaagaatggctagctgccatggatgaagagatgaagtcattgctgaaaaatggcacatatgatctagttgaaagaccagagaacagaaaagtattacaaaataaatgggtgtacaagatcaagcaagaaggtgatgatagcaagacaagatacaaggctaggctggttgtcaaaggttttggccagaagcatggaatcgattatgatgagattttctcaccggtagtgaagatgacttctatccgggtggtgttaagtctagctgcttgtatggatcttgaggttgaacaacttgatgtcaagactgcatttctccatggtgatttggatgaagatgtttatatggagtaacctgaaggttataataagaaaggtgaggaaagcaaggtgtgcaaacttgtcaaaagtctgtatggtttgaagcaagcaccaaggcagtggtatcttaagtttgagtcgttcatgaccatccatgggtacatgaagacgtctacagatcattgtgtctttgtgcaaaagtttgcttctaatgattttattatacttctcctatatgttgatgacatgctgattgttgggagagacaagctcaagattgccaagttgaaaaaggatttggctaagtcttttgagatgaaagacttgggtcaagcaagacaaattcttggaatgcaggtcattcgtgatcgggtgaagaaaaagTTATGGTTTTCTCAAGaaagatatattgagaagattctaaaacgattctgtatggacaaggcaaagccagttgcttgtccattggctacacacttgaaaataaacaagacaatgtctcccaaggatgaagaggaaagacaagaaatgtgcagtgttccatatgcttcagcaataggcagtctgatgtatgcaatggtctgtacaagaccggatatagctcatgcggttggagtacttagtcgttttctttcaaatcctggtaagacacactgggaagcggttaagtggctaatgagatatcttcgagggacctccaaatatgctttgtgttatggtactggaaagtcacatgttgaagggttttctgattcagatatgagtggtgatattgacacaatgagatcaacttcagggtatttgtttacttttggaggaggagctgtatcatggcagtctcgtctacagaaatgtgttgctttgtctactacagaagctgaatatattgccattactgaatgttgtaaagaaatgagatggatgaaagaattgttgaaagaaattggcattgcacaagacaggtttgtggtgtttagtgactcacagagtgctatacatgtgagcaagaatccaagtttccattcacgttcaaaacacatccaaagaaggtaccattggatccgtgaagtgctcgagaagaaggagttatacttggagaaagtgcatacagatgagaacgggtcagatatgatgacaaagggcttgccaagaggcaagcatgagatatgttgtgccaaagccggaatggttctggcaggagcgtcacgatgatgaatgtttatagcaacattctcccatggctcggaagggggagaattgttgaggtgttccttgccattgtgGGCGAGTTtaaaattccgggtaaacgggtcagggttttcttttagaaaacgggttagagtataaatattttttttgggtatttttctcataacagagcaaatagagagagagagtgaattacagatctagggtttcaggtttccttcttcttcttgttctttggctgatccagagtgagagattgggggagcttttgattgtggagtagtccaatcaatcctagtgtaatcacttctttcatttgagagcagggcatgtaagtttctactattgacatttgtttgatttagtgaaacttatccctcccgtggacgtaggtcgattttgaccgaaccacgtatattgtgttgtcgtttattgctttgtgctatttcagttcttggtaatctgtttatcgtcatagacgatttggaatctgatttgctacaggttttgatttctaagaagatccatagttttgctgttgcaaaacccaacacaTAGTGCCATATAAGCAAATTTGGTATCTTTCTATGATTTCtttttaaccaaatatttattattactaaaACATAATTCTAACTTTCTCTCCGATATGAATATCTTTCAACATATCTGGTTTCCATTATATATCCTTCAAACTTATGGctaattatataacatatatgtTCTAATCTCTTGCATCAGGAGGAAAATTCAGGCATCTTCTGCTTCTAGAAAGTGTGGGGaagttatttataaagttattgtCTAGCTATACCGGAAAACTGCGTGCAGACCTCACATTCTGATTCAGCAATGCAGCCAAATCTCAAACCGTGAATGTTTCTATCAAcgtatttgatattttcattcGATTTCCTGCTGCTTTtggatttcaattttattttcttgtgatGCTCTTTAACTGGGTGATATTTGGACTACAAGATGTAAGATTTTCTAGAAAAGCAAGTGAAATATGATGTTTGTCATTTATGTTCAGATCTAAAATGGACAACTGTTGAAATCAATGAAGCATAAATATCAATAGTTGATCAATTTCTTGATAGATGATGGATTGATTTTGTTATGAAAAGTGGTATATATGATGATATAACTACAGCTCAGCAGAAAATTCACTATGGATgtaatcttaattttataatctgaacaaaaaataataattaataggaaattttaaactatggtaaaaacatatataataatagaagaTGGCTGGTTCTATTAGTTAAAGATTGTTTGTTCACCTTATTAGCGACGCTACCTACCTTTTAGcgacatatatattaaatatttttaatattaaaaaaaataaaattcttaatatatattaacaaacttttctctattaaaatttattttcttttaatttacaaattcaaacaattataaaatttacacaaattaaattttataaattgataaaaacactaatgatattttaatttattatttgattttgaataaacaacaataaaattttacagAAACAAACAAGTATTTCATTCTAattgtgaaatatataaataattgtgaaaaatacatattttattcaatCAATGGAACAATTATAttgctttatatatatatgtaaaaacaaATGCAAAACAAGCTAAAAATGCAATTAACCCTTCCTCCACCAAGAGAAATCCTAGGAGAAATACATACCTTTTCATACCTGAAAACAAATACAGaaagtattattaataaaacaaaatcttaaGAGATGAAATAGAAGTGTAGAAGTATATAATTCTGTATTTACCTTTTCTGCAatcccttcctcttcctcttgcaATAGGATATCTACATGGAAGTTTCTATGACCAAGTCTTGCTCGAAGGGAACGTAAAAGTGCGATAACATTGTCTGCTTCTTCAGAGAACAACAACTTAGGACAATTCCTGATATACAAGCTCTGAAGTGAATCTATATTGAGGCTTCCAAATTCATCCAGTGATATCGTCAACTCGGGGCAATCCTCAATATGCAAATTTTTGAGAGAGTTGAGGTTCATGACACCTCTAGTTGGTTTTCCTCCAAGAGACACTAATTCCTTACAACCTGAAATGTGTAAGGTTTGCAGAGAAGGGAGTTGCATTACCACTCCCTCATCAACCAAACAACTTAACATGAAGGACCACATAATCTTCATATGTTGAAGAGATTGGAAAGTTGATTGTCTTCCTTGTGcttcattaaataaaacaattattttcaaTGTATGAAGGTTCAGATGTGTGAGACCACTGAGATTTGAGATGCTACATAACAGTTCATCAGAACAATAACCTTCAATAGTTAGTATTTTGAGTGATTCAAAATGTGGCAATGTATGTAGTTTTGGGCAATAAAATATCTCAATCTCGCATAGATTAGGGAATGCTTTAGTGATACTGCAACAGTTTGGAGAATCCAATTCTGTCATATTCCTCATGACACGAATCTCCAATCTCTCTAACAAAGGGAATACTACCATTCCATTGTCATCACTACTATCATCAGTGTTCATGTTGTTGTTGATGGGGAATATGTGCTTCACATTTTCCAACCTGAACAGCTCAAGGTGTGTTAGAGAACCAGCTGACTTTCCTACTAGTTTGGGGACATTCACACCTTTGTAATTCCATATTCTCAACGTCTTAAGACTCGTCGTCGGCACGTCAAGAGCTTCACCCATTTCCTCATGTCTTTTCTTCATCTCATAAGTATCACGCTCATAAGTCCATTTTAACTCCAACCTATTGATATTTAACCTTTTAACAGCAAAAGTTATCCCCCATTTTGCAATAGATGTATCACTAACTCTTTCAAGATTCATAATTCCCAAAGATCCTCTGATATCCAATTCTTTTAATTCATCTAGTTGGCAATGATCAATTTCATTTCCTATCACAAACAAGTTTAATGTTTTGAGGCGTTTCAATTTCCCCATCCCTCGAGGCATGTATTGTAACTCATTGCACCCCTCCAAATAAAAATGTCGCAGGTTAATTAAGTCTTTTGTATTTCTAGGCAAACTTTTTAAGTTGCTACACCAAGAGAGGTTCAGAGTCTGTAAGTTCAAGAGATCACATATACTATCAGGTAACGTTGCTATCCTACTAAATGAAAGGTCTAGGTATCTAAGATGTTTTAGATATCCCACATAACGCAGAGCAATATTAGCCACATTGGGGTCTACTTGAAGGACGCGTAAAGACAGGTATTTCTTCAAGTCACTAAAAATCTCGTTCAAGACATTCAAACTATGAAAGTTTGTGTGATAAAGTATTATTGATTGCAAGCTTTTATCGCAACCTATTTTGTCAGGATAACGAAACGGTGCTTTTTCTATTTCTTTATTAACCATTACTGTTATGTGACGAATTTCTAGTTCAGAAACATAACTTGAACTCTTAGAACCTATGATATGGCATTCACCTTCCATCACATATTGAGCAAGATCGTGCATAAGATCATGCATCTTACATGTTGTCTCTGTTTGGTCTTGAAAAAATGATCTCCGACACAACTCATTCCAAATTGTATTTCCAGAATCATCTAACTCTTGATTTTCAGTTGTAGGAATTAAATCATGGGCCATCCACATTTGgatcaatttttctttttcaattttagtATTCTTGGGAAATATAGCACAATAAGCAAAGCATCTTCTCAAATGATAAGGGAGATCATAGTAACTCAACCTTATTCTGCACCATTCATTTTCATCACTAATATCTTTCTTGTCCTTATCTCTCCCATATACTTTACTACTAGAAAGAGACATGGTTTGAAAATGTAACTTTGTGATCtctaaataaatttgatcaagtTTCTCTTGAACATCCTTAATTTTGAAACCAATTTCATGACGCGACCAAGTGTTGCTAAAAGGATGGGTGATAAAGTTGGTTACCTGGATCAGGGTTGAAGAGGAGGCATTAAGACTTTTGACTTGAAGACGAAGATCTTCAAAGGTGCACTCATCCATGATGTCTCGAACCTCGTATGCTACATCTTTGAGATTCCGCAACCaatcttttgtttgtttgtccTTCTCATGCACATTCTTTCTCTCAGCATCCTCAAGTACGGCAGTAATTGAAGATAGAGTGCTCGATAGCTTTTGAAACTCATTCTCAAAACTCCAAAACAAGGAGAACTCATCCTTAATCAGAGGTACCAAGTTTGAAAGCAAACCGTTGATTAGAGCTGCATCAACCATGATGGTAATTGATTACTCTCTCAATAAATCAGATGAATAAATTTATCACAAATGTTAAAtcacatatatttgaataatcagATGAATGaacataaattgaaataaatcacATACAAAATGGACCACATTTTCCGTGTGGACCATAGCATGCATGACCCacaatttcttttgaaatttcTGAGAATTAATTATTGACAGATCTTAACTTATAAGTtaacaaaatttcttttatattagattaaattaatctaTTCTCACATGAAagaattaagtataaattaatattggcttataattttatttcaaatcaaatatcaaCAACTTACTGCTTAAACTCTTTAGGTACACTAATTCTATTTAATAactatttatattgtgttttaataactactaaatttatattcaaattctATTGGAGGTCCAATACTATTTTACCAAGTCTTCTTTTTGTTGTTGTCATATTAGGAATTTAGGAGAGCACCCCTTTGTTgactttcaaatttaataattaggtATACAATTAATACCATCAGTGGGAcatctttttttcattacaTTAATTTCCACATAGAAAGAAAACATTTCccaattatatattcatttcattttttattaattgtttcacCTTCATAGtgtcaaagaaaaaataatgaataaaattgtAGCTTACCTAACAACATGATGAAAATAGTTGAAGATTCAAACTCATGACTTTGTAAATATGAGTATCCAATCACCATCTTTCATTCCTACTTGACTCTAGCACTCCCCTTTTTGTGTGGattgtttttttaaaccaaAGTTTTTTAACTCACAATAATTGTTGAAGGCCTAACTGAATATGAAAACAAAGTTTAGGaactttataataaaaaaaatagttatttgtAGTTTTCCCTCAAGTCATTGCAACTGGATGAATCCAGGAATTTAAGTTGAGGTGggcttgaaaaatatttgaaatgggcttaagaaataatgaaaaaatataaataaaaagaatgaataaacgtaagttttatccatttttttaataattatataaacaaataaattatataataaaataaaattagagggtTATGTCACATTTCTAccgtaaaaataaaaaaacattcgaCACACGAGTCCTAACCTAAACCCACCCTGACCCATGTCAAGTGGTCCAAACTCCATATAATGGAAAACACTCTtgtagagaaaataaattacaatGTATAAAACCTTTGATATCAATATGAATAAAAGCTTTGTTTGACCTAGGCATTCTTCAAAACGTATTTAGTCATATCTGCAAATTGCAAGGCATGCACATTGTTGAAAGGTGAATAGTCATCCACTCATTCCCATGATATTTTGGTGGGGTTACTTggatcaaaattatttattcaatttaaaat includes:
- the LOC124942028 gene encoding putative disease resistance protein RGA3 → MVDAALINGLLSNLVPLIKDEFSLFWSFENEFQKLSSTLSSITAVLEDAERKNVHEKDKQTKDWLRNLKDVAYEVRDIMDECTFEDLRLQVKSLNASSSTLIQVTNFITHPFSNTWSRHEIGFKIKDVQEKLDQIYLEITKLHFQTMSLSSSKVYGRDKDKKDISDENEWCRIRLSYYDLPYHLRRCFAYCAIFPKNTKIEKEKLIQMWMAHDLIPTTENQELDDSGNTIWNELCRRSFFQDQTETTCKMHDLMHDLAQYVMEGECHIIGSKSSSYVSELEIRHITVMVNKEIEKAPFRYPDKIGCDKSLQSIILYHTNFHSLNVLNEIFSDLKKYLSLRVLQVDPNVANIALRYVGYLKHLRYLDLSFSRIATLPDSICDLLNLQTLNLSWCSNLKSLPRNTKDLINLRHFYLEGCNELQYMPRGMGKLKRLKTLNLFVIGNEIDHCQLDELKELDIRGSLGIMNLERVSDTSIAKWGITFAVKRLNINRLELKWTYERDTYEMKKRHEEMGEALDVPTTSLKTLRIWNYKGVNVPKLVGKSAGSLTHLELFRLENVKHIFPINNNMNTDDSSDDNGMVVFPLLERLEIRVMRNMTELDSPNCCSITKAFPNLCEIEIFYCPKLHTLPHFESLKILTIEGYCSDELLCSISNLSGLTHLNLHTLKIIVLFNEAQGRQSTFQSLQHMKIMWSFMLSCLVDEGVVMQLPSLQTLHISGCKELVSLGGKPTRGVMNLNSLKNLHIEDCPELTISLDEFGSLNIDSLQSLYIRNCPKLLFSEEADNVIALLRSLRARLGHRNFHVDILLQEEEEGIAEKV